The DNA sequence ACCACCTCGTGCCCCAGCGAGGCCAGCAGGCGGGCCGCGTCCTCCACGGCGGCGCGCGCCTCCGCCGAGGTGCCGTGGCCGAAGAAGGACTCGACGGTGAAGGCCACCCGCAGCCGGCCGGGCGGCGCGCCCACCTCGGCGAGGAAGGGCCGGGCGGGCGGCGGCGGCCCGGCCGGATCGCCGGCCACCGCGCCCGCCAGGACGTCGAGCAGGGCGGCCGTGTCGCGCACCGTGCGGGTCAGCACCCCCTCGGCCACCAGCCCCAGCCAGGACTCGCCGAGGTCGGGGGCCAGGCTGATCCGGCCGCGCGAGGGCTTCAGCCCAACCAGGCCGCCGTGCGAGGCCGGGATGCGGATCGACCCGCCGCCGTCGTTGCCGTGGGCGGCCGGGACGATGCGGGCCGCCACCGCGGCGCCGGAGCCGCCCGAGGAGCCGCCGGCGGTGTGGGCCAGGCTCCAGGGGTTGCGGCAGGGGCCGTGCAGGCGGGGCTCGGTGTGGGCCAGGATGCCCAGCTCCGGCGAGTTGGTGAGGCCGAAGAGCACCAGCCCGGCCGCCTCGAGCCGGCGCACCACCTCGGAGTCGTGGTCGGGGACGTAGCCCGCGCCCAGCCGCGAGGCGCCGGACATGGGGTGGCCCTTCCAGGCGGTGATGAGGTCCTTCAGGACGAAGGGCACGCCGCTGAGCGGCCCGACCGGGAGCGGCCCGGCGGCGCGGCGGCGCGCCTCGTCGTCGAAGCGCCCGACCAGGGCGTTGAGCCGGGGGTTGCGGGCGTCGGCCCGCTCCAGCGCCGCCTCCAGCACCTCGCCGGCCGAAACCTGGCGTCGGGCGATCAGCGCCGACAGGCCGAGCGCGTCGAGGGCGTCGTACTCCGGGAACCTCATGCGGCACCCCCTGGCGAGAGCCGACGACTCTGCACCGGCGGCGGCCGCGGGGCCAGCGAAGGGTGCGTGGCGGGCGGCGGCGGCCGGCTACTGCTTCAGCTGGTTCTGCCGGTGGCCCGCCCCCTCGTCCTCGAAGCCGTGGGCCAGGAGGAAGTGGTAGACGGGGAACGGCTCCTCGGCGCCGCCGATCACCTCGAAGAGGTGCTGGCCGGCCTCGCCCCCGGCCTCCCCCTCGGCGTCGGGGGTCACCTGCACGAAGAGGATGTCGCGCACCTCCAGCGCCACCTCGGCCAGCAGCGCCTTGCCGCGCATCAGCTGCACGGTGGGGGTGCGGTCGTCGTCCTCGTCGATGCGCCAGTGCAGGTCGTCCTGGTCGTAGAGGAAGGCGTCCGGCGTCCCGGCGCGCAGGATGCAGTGCGGGTGCCGCTTCAGCCAGCGCCAGAACTTGTCGAAGGCCAGGGTGGTGCCGGTCGCCACGGTGACGCTCATGGGCGCAGGGTATAGCCGGGGAGGGGGGCCAGAGCCAAGGAGGGCCTCCGGGCGGCGGCCCGGGGGTTTGCGCTACACTGTCCCCTCGCCCGCCGGGGTCCCATCGCCATGAAGATCCGCTACGACCTGAAGCCCGCCGCCGCTCGCCGCACCGAGCCCTTCCAGCCGCAGGGGCCGCTCTCCTTCGGCCAGCTCCGCACCGACCACATGTTCCTGATGGACTTCGCGGACGGGGCCTGGAAGGACCCGCGCATCGTGCCCTACGGGCCGTTCGCCATCGACCCGGGCGCGGTGGTGCTGCACTACAGCCAGGAGATCTTCGAGGGGGCCAAGGCCTTCAAGCACGCCGACGGCGAGATCTACGCCTACCGGATCGACCAGAACGCCGCGCGGCTCAACCGCTCCGCCCCCGGCATCTGCATGCCCACCATCCCGGTGGCCGACCAGGTGGAGGCCATCCTGGCGCTCCTGGACGTGGAGCGGCTCTGGTTCCCGGAGCAGGAGGGGGCCTCGCTCTACATCCGCCCCTTCATGATCGGCACGCAGGACTCGCTGGGGGTGAAGCCCTCCAACCGCTACCTCTTCTGCGTGTTCCTCTCGCCCTCCGGCCCCTACTACCCGGCCGGCTTCACCAAGCCGGTGAAGCTGCTGGTCACCAGGCGCTTCCACCGGGCCGCCCCCGGCGGCACCGGCGCGCTCAAGACCGGCGGCAACTACGCCGCCTCGCTCAAGGCCGGCGAGGAGGCCCACGCGC is a window from the Anaeromyxobacter sp. genome containing:
- a CDS encoding amidase, with the protein product MRFPEYDALDALGLSALIARRQVSAGEVLEAALERADARNPRLNALVGRFDDEARRRAAGPLPVGPLSGVPFVLKDLITAWKGHPMSGASRLGAGYVPDHDSEVVRRLEAAGLVLFGLTNSPELGILAHTEPRLHGPCRNPWSLAHTAGGSSGGSGAAVAARIVPAAHGNDGGGSIRIPASHGGLVGLKPSRGRISLAPDLGESWLGLVAEGVLTRTVRDTAALLDVLAGAVAGDPAGPPPPARPFLAEVGAPPGRLRVAFTVESFFGHGTSAEARAAVEDAARLLASLGHEVVEARPRFDRERLVLAYLHVVAACVASEVDELARRTGRTAGWDTLETETLGLAAGGRALPASTLVDDLDAMRVMARDFAAFSDRHDLLLTPTVAAPPVQVGSLQPKPWERAALRVAVASGLRPLLDQLFKQVGDRSFEATGFTMPFNQTGQPAISLPLHWTAEGLPLGVQLAAGYGAEATLLRVAAQLEEARPWAGRRPPGI
- a CDS encoding branched-chain amino acid aminotransferase; translated protein: MKIRYDLKPAAARRTEPFQPQGPLSFGQLRTDHMFLMDFADGAWKDPRIVPYGPFAIDPGAVVLHYSQEIFEGAKAFKHADGEIYAYRIDQNAARLNRSAPGICMPTIPVADQVEAILALLDVERLWFPEQEGASLYIRPFMIGTQDSLGVKPSNRYLFCVFLSPSGPYYPAGFTKPVKLLVTRRFHRAAPGGTGALKTGGNYAASLKAGEEAHALGASQVLYLDTTDTFIEEAGAMNHFHVTRDGRLVIPTFTDSILRSVTSESVLALGKAALGVEVVQERIPLEGFLAGVRSGEITEAGGFGTAAVVSPVGAYVFDDGQELQVSGGRIGPVTRRVFEAVTGIQYGLRPAPKGWLFKAPRVFEVGASPVARA